From one Rhizobium lentis genomic stretch:
- the groES gene encoding co-chaperone GroES, with product MSFRPLHDRILVRRVDSEEKTKGGIIIPDTAKEKPQEGEVIAVGPGARNDAGQIQALDVKVGDRILFGKWSGTEIKINGEDLLIMKESDVMGVIEAQTAEKIAA from the coding sequence ATGTCGTTCCGACCGCTTCATGACCGCATTCTCGTCCGCCGCGTCGATTCCGAGGAAAAGACCAAGGGCGGCATCATCATTCCCGACACCGCCAAGGAAAAGCCGCAGGAGGGCGAGGTCATCGCCGTGGGCCCGGGTGCACGCAACGATGCCGGCCAGATCCAAGCGCTCGACGTCAAGGTCGGCGATCGCATCCTGTTCGGCAAATGGTCCGGCACGGAGATCAAGATCAACGGCGAGGACCTGCTGATCATGAAGGAAAGCGACGTCATGGGCGTTATCGAAGCCCAGACGGCCGAAAAGATCGCCGCCTGA
- a CDS encoding Hsp20 family protein: MRTNLDFSPLFRSSIGFERMLNALEAAGRAETMDNWPPYDIVKTGEDEYRIAMAVAGFSQDELAVTQEQNVLVVSGQKANGEDVQYLHRGISGRSFQRRFELADHVKVTDAGLVKGLLTIDLKREIPEEMKPRQIAIETDGAMPKAETKRIEAGEQAA, from the coding sequence ATGAGGACAAACCTCGATTTTTCCCCTCTGTTCCGGTCGAGCATCGGCTTCGAGCGGATGTTGAACGCGCTTGAGGCCGCAGGCCGCGCCGAGACAATGGATAACTGGCCGCCCTACGATATCGTCAAAACCGGTGAGGACGAATACCGCATTGCGATGGCAGTCGCGGGCTTCTCGCAGGACGAGTTGGCGGTCACTCAAGAGCAGAACGTGCTCGTCGTATCGGGGCAGAAGGCCAACGGCGAGGATGTTCAGTACCTGCATCGCGGCATTTCCGGACGCTCGTTCCAGCGTCGGTTCGAACTGGCCGATCATGTCAAGGTAACCGACGCCGGTCTCGTCAAAGGTCTGCTGACCATCGATCTGAAGCGTGAAATTCCTGAAGAGATGAAGCCGCGCCAAATCGCGATCGAAACGGATGGCGCAATGCCGAAGGCCGAGACCAAGCGGATCGAGGCCGGGGAGCAGGCGGCTTAA
- a CDS encoding SPW repeat protein, which yields MLKSLNSSNRTTFDIVNIVAGLALLISPWLLGFAAESGAAWNAWIVGAAIALIAAAALYAFYEVEEWVNLVLGVWAVVAPWVLGFAAVTAAMWVHLIVGVVVAVVAAGSIWFSHNHPLSTV from the coding sequence ATGCTGAAGTCCCTGAATTCGAGCAACCGGACGACTTTCGATATCGTCAATATCGTTGCCGGTCTTGCTCTTCTGATCTCACCATGGCTGCTCGGCTTCGCAGCCGAGAGCGGCGCCGCATGGAATGCCTGGATCGTCGGCGCTGCCATCGCCCTAATCGCCGCAGCGGCTCTCTACGCCTTCTATGAGGTGGAGGAATGGGTCAATCTTGTCCTAGGCGTATGGGCGGTCGTCGCACCGTGGGTGCTGGGCTTTGCGGCCGTGACAGCGGCGATGTGGGTGCATCTGATTGTGGGTGTTGTCGTCGCCGTAGTGGCCGCCGGCAGCATCTGGTTCAGCCATAACCATCCGCTTTCAACCGTATAA
- a CDS encoding amylo-alpha-1,6-glucosidase: MSNVSADSIPATASSGLAAPVAQFFIPAAASLQERRPRTLKHGDTFAVFDHNGDALSGPGSPEGLFHRDTRHLSHLYLTINGQRPMLLSSTLRDDNATLTCDLTNPDQFDKKGRLVLGHDLIHLRRSRFLWNACCYERLAVRNYDELRQHVRIQIAFGADFADLFEVRGTARARRGRHLPAVVEQDWILLSYIGLDDRTRSTRLSFMPEPAEIRSDLVTYDLYLEPHETKSLFIQIGCDHTSADRLSRLSFFLALRDARRALRASSSRAASIATSNEIFNEVARRSTSDLYMLITDKREGPYPYAGIPWFSTVFGRDALITALETLWLDPEIARGVLGHLAANQATNIDPASDAEPGKILHEVRCGEMAELGEVPFRRYYGSIDSTPLFVMLAGHYLKRTGDLATIDRLLPNLEAALTWIDEHGDRDGDGFVEYGRLTEEGLINQAWKDSNDSVFHADGTLARGPIAIAEVQAYVYGAWQSAAEIFRWTGKPERAASFLARSEGLRRAFDMSFFDDELGTYVLALDGDKRPCRVRSSNAGHALFSGIAYPERVAQVTRTLMNASSFCGWGIRTIPSTEARYNPMSYHNGSIWPHDNALIASGLARYGYRAEAAKIFEGLFAAATYIDLRRLPELLCGLPRQRARGPTSYPVACSPQAWAAAAPLSLLQSCLGLDFDPNSLQISFSVPRLPSFLDEVILRRLRIGDGSADVAIRRSRHQVVVDVINRRGNVRVLTTV; encoded by the coding sequence ATGTCGAACGTGTCTGCGGACAGCATTCCCGCCACAGCATCGTCAGGGCTGGCGGCGCCGGTCGCTCAGTTTTTCATTCCGGCCGCCGCATCGTTGCAGGAGCGCCGGCCCCGCACCTTGAAGCACGGCGACACTTTTGCCGTCTTCGACCATAATGGCGATGCTCTTTCCGGTCCCGGCAGTCCGGAAGGTCTTTTCCACCGGGACACCCGTCATCTCTCGCATCTTTACCTGACGATCAACGGACAGCGGCCGATGCTTCTGTCGTCGACGCTGCGGGATGACAACGCCACGCTGACCTGCGATCTCACCAATCCCGATCAGTTCGATAAGAAAGGAAGGCTGGTTCTGGGCCATGACCTGATTCATCTGCGCAGATCGCGCTTTCTCTGGAATGCCTGTTGTTATGAACGATTGGCCGTGAGGAATTATGACGAGCTGCGGCAACATGTCCGCATTCAGATCGCTTTCGGGGCCGATTTCGCCGATCTGTTCGAAGTCCGCGGCACCGCAAGGGCAAGGCGAGGGCGCCATCTTCCCGCAGTCGTCGAACAGGATTGGATTCTGCTTTCCTATATTGGCCTGGACGATCGCACGCGCTCGACGCGCCTTTCGTTCATGCCGGAACCGGCCGAGATTCGCAGCGACCTTGTCACCTACGACCTCTATCTGGAGCCGCACGAGACCAAGTCGCTCTTCATCCAGATCGGCTGCGACCATACCTCCGCCGACCGACTAAGCCGCCTTTCATTCTTCCTGGCTTTGCGGGATGCTCGCCGGGCCTTGCGCGCCTCTTCCTCGCGCGCGGCGTCGATCGCGACGTCCAACGAGATCTTCAACGAAGTCGCGCGGCGCAGCACCTCCGACCTATACATGCTGATCACCGACAAGCGGGAAGGTCCTTATCCCTACGCCGGTATTCCCTGGTTCAGCACCGTTTTCGGCCGCGATGCCCTGATCACGGCCCTTGAGACACTGTGGCTCGATCCGGAGATCGCCCGCGGGGTTCTCGGTCATCTGGCAGCCAACCAGGCGACAAACATCGATCCCGCCTCGGACGCCGAGCCGGGCAAGATCCTGCACGAAGTGCGTTGCGGCGAAATGGCTGAACTTGGCGAGGTTCCCTTCCGGCGTTACTACGGCAGCATCGACTCGACGCCGCTGTTCGTGATGCTGGCCGGGCACTATCTTAAACGAACCGGTGATCTTGCGACCATCGACCGTCTCCTGCCGAATCTCGAAGCGGCGCTGACGTGGATCGACGAACATGGGGATCGCGATGGCGATGGCTTCGTCGAATACGGACGGCTGACGGAAGAAGGACTGATCAATCAGGCGTGGAAGGATAGCAACGACTCGGTCTTCCATGCCGATGGCACGTTGGCCCGGGGCCCGATCGCGATCGCCGAAGTCCAGGCCTATGTCTATGGCGCTTGGCAAAGTGCTGCCGAAATCTTCCGTTGGACCGGAAAGCCGGAACGCGCGGCGAGCTTCCTCGCGCGCTCGGAGGGACTGCGCCGCGCCTTCGACATGAGCTTCTTCGATGACGAACTTGGCACCTATGTCTTGGCTCTCGACGGCGATAAACGGCCCTGCCGGGTCCGATCCTCCAATGCCGGTCATGCTCTGTTCAGCGGTATTGCTTATCCCGAACGGGTCGCACAAGTGACTCGCACCCTGATGAATGCCTCGTCCTTCTGTGGCTGGGGTATCCGCACTATCCCCTCCACCGAAGCCCGTTACAACCCGATGAGCTACCACAATGGTTCGATCTGGCCACATGACAATGCCTTGATCGCCAGTGGCCTTGCCCGCTATGGCTATCGCGCCGAAGCCGCGAAGATTTTCGAGGGGCTTTTTGCCGCTGCGACTTATATCGACCTGCGGCGGCTTCCCGAACTCCTCTGCGGCTTGCCGCGTCAGCGCGCACGCGGACCGACCTCCTATCCGGTCGCCTGCTCGCCTCAAGCATGGGCCGCAGCAGCCCCTTTGTCGCTGCTGCAATCCTGTCTTGGCCTCGACTTCGATCCGAACAGCTTGCAGATCAGCTTCAGCGTGCCGCGACTTCCCTCGTTCCTCGATGAGGTGATCTTGCGACGCCTGCGGATCGGCGATGGCTCGGCTGACGTGGCCATCCGCCGGTCACGACACCAGGTCGTGGTCGATGTGATCAATCGACGAGGCAATGTCCGCGTGCTCACCACGGTCTGA
- a CDS encoding DNA-directed RNA polymerase subunit omega, which yields MDPHVVFDCQNILPNRFALSLAAAARARALTRGAEPRLDPRCASASEVALQEIACGAFAYDEMAPFLFASQAGARFLPPAPRENRASRRRPFKHCRRTRRLIARGGRSMMSNNR from the coding sequence ATGGATCCGCATGTCGTTTTCGATTGCCAGAACATTCTTCCGAACAGGTTCGCTTTGTCGCTCGCGGCAGCAGCCCGCGCCCGCGCACTAACGCGGGGTGCCGAACCAAGGCTTGATCCGCGGTGCGCAAGCGCGAGCGAGGTGGCATTGCAGGAGATTGCTTGCGGTGCGTTCGCCTACGACGAGATGGCGCCCTTTCTGTTCGCATCGCAAGCAGGCGCACGCTTTTTGCCACCTGCACCCCGCGAAAATCGAGCTTCGCGGCGACGGCCTTTCAAACACTGCCGCCGCACCCGTCGCCTCATCGCACGAGGCGGTCGATCGATGATGTCAAACAACAGATGA
- a CDS encoding Hsp20/alpha crystallin family protein — protein MSVRDLIPWGRNNGNQMPSLLRDDDRDPFLSLHREVNRLFDDVFRGFGPGLPSLRGAGGFGAGWPSVEISDTDKDIKVTAEIPGLEEKDIEVFLNDGVLTLKGEKRSETEDKGKQFSERYYGRFERRIPLGTEVKEDQVDAAFKNGVLTITLPKTERAQSQVKRIAIRS, from the coding sequence ATGAGTGTTCGTGATTTGATTCCCTGGGGTCGCAACAACGGCAATCAAATGCCGAGTCTCCTTCGGGACGACGACCGCGATCCTTTCCTGTCGCTTCACCGCGAGGTCAATCGGCTGTTCGACGATGTTTTCCGCGGCTTCGGCCCCGGCCTCCCGTCACTTCGCGGCGCCGGCGGCTTCGGTGCCGGCTGGCCGAGTGTCGAGATCTCGGACACCGACAAGGACATCAAGGTGACGGCCGAAATACCCGGGCTTGAGGAAAAGGACATTGAGGTCTTCCTAAATGACGGCGTGCTGACCCTGAAGGGTGAGAAGCGTTCGGAAACGGAAGACAAGGGGAAGCAGTTCTCGGAGCGCTACTATGGCCGCTTCGAGCGGCGCATCCCGCTCGGCACCGAGGTCAAGGAGGACCAGGTCGACGCCGCCTTCAAGAACGGCGTCCTCACCATCACTCTGCCTAAGACCGAAAGGGCGCAGTCACAGGTCAAGCGCATCGCGATCAGAAGCTGA
- the groL gene encoding chaperonin GroEL (60 kDa chaperone family; promotes refolding of misfolded polypeptides especially under stressful conditions; forms two stacked rings of heptamers to form a barrel-shaped 14mer; ends can be capped by GroES; misfolded proteins enter the barrel where they are refolded when GroES binds), with amino-acid sequence MAAKEVKFHSDARERMLRGVDVLANAVKVTLGPKGRNVVIDKSFGAPRITKDGVSVAKEIELEDKFENMGAQMLREVASKTNDLAGDGTTTATVLAQAIVKEGAKAVASGMNPMDLKRGIDLAVDAVVAELKANARKISNNSEIAQVGTISANGDSEIGRYLAEAMEKVGNEGVITVEEAKTAETELEVVEGMQFDRGYLSPYFVTNQDKMRVELEDPYILIHEKKLSNLQSMLPVLEAVVQSGKPLLIIAEDVEGEALATLVVNKLRGGLKIAAVKAPGFGDRRKAMLEDIAILTGGTVISEDLGIKLENVTLNMLGRAKKVAIEKENTTIIDGAGSKTELDGRTAQIRAQIEETTSDYDREKLQERLAKLAGGVAVIRVGGSTEVEVKEKKDRVDDALHATRAAVEEGILPGGGVALLRAVKALDAVKTANGDQRVGVDIVRRAIEAPVRQIAENAGAEGSIIVGKLREKSEFSYGWNAQTGEYGDLYAQGVIDPAKVVRTALQDAASVAGLLVTTEAMIAEKPKKEAAPAMPAGAGMDF; translated from the coding sequence ATGGCTGCGAAAGAAGTGAAATTCCATAGCGATGCCCGTGAACGCATGCTGCGTGGGGTCGATGTGCTGGCCAATGCCGTGAAGGTGACGCTTGGCCCGAAAGGCCGCAACGTCGTCATCGACAAGTCCTTCGGCGCGCCGCGCATCACCAAGGACGGTGTTTCGGTCGCCAAGGAGATCGAACTCGAAGACAAGTTCGAGAACATGGGTGCGCAGATGCTGCGCGAAGTGGCATCGAAGACGAACGACCTCGCCGGCGACGGCACCACGACTGCGACGGTGCTCGCCCAGGCGATCGTCAAGGAGGGCGCCAAAGCGGTCGCCTCCGGCATGAACCCGATGGACCTGAAGCGCGGCATCGACCTCGCCGTCGACGCTGTCGTCGCGGAACTGAAGGCCAATGCCCGCAAGATCTCCAACAATTCCGAAATCGCCCAGGTCGGCACCATCTCCGCCAATGGCGATTCCGAAATTGGCCGCTACCTGGCTGAAGCCATGGAAAAGGTCGGCAATGAGGGCGTCATCACCGTCGAGGAAGCCAAGACCGCCGAAACCGAACTCGAAGTCGTCGAAGGCATGCAGTTCGACCGTGGTTATCTAAGCCCCTACTTCGTCACCAATCAGGACAAGATGCGCGTCGAGCTCGAGGACCCCTATATTCTCATCCACGAGAAGAAGCTCTCGAACCTGCAGTCAATGCTGCCTGTTCTCGAAGCTGTCGTTCAGTCCGGCAAACCGCTCCTCATCATCGCTGAAGACGTCGAAGGCGAAGCGCTTGCAACGCTCGTCGTCAACAAGCTGCGCGGCGGCCTCAAGATCGCTGCCGTCAAGGCGCCGGGCTTCGGCGATCGCCGCAAGGCCATGCTCGAAGACATCGCCATCCTGACCGGCGGCACCGTAATCTCCGAAGACCTCGGAATCAAGCTTGAGAATGTGACGCTCAACATGCTCGGCCGGGCCAAGAAGGTGGCGATCGAAAAGGAAAACACCACCATCATCGACGGTGCCGGTTCGAAGACGGAGCTCGACGGTCGCACCGCTCAGATTCGCGCGCAGATCGAAGAAACCACCTCCGACTACGACCGTGAGAAGCTGCAGGAACGCCTCGCCAAGCTCGCCGGCGGCGTTGCCGTCATCCGCGTCGGCGGCTCGACGGAAGTCGAAGTGAAGGAGAAGAAGGATCGCGTCGACGATGCGCTGCATGCAACCCGCGCAGCGGTCGAGGAAGGTATTCTGCCGGGCGGCGGCGTGGCGCTGCTGCGTGCGGTGAAGGCGCTCGACGCCGTCAAGACGGCCAATGGCGACCAGCGGGTCGGCGTCGACATCGTTCGCCGGGCAATCGAAGCCCCAGTTCGCCAGATTGCCGAAAACGCCGGCGCGGAAGGCTCCATCATCGTCGGCAAGCTGCGGGAGAAGAGCGAATTCTCCTATGGCTGGAACGCCCAGACCGGCGAATACGGCGATCTCTATGCGCAGGGCGTCATCGATCCGGCCAAGGTCGTTCGCACCGCACTGCAGGATGCCGCCTCCGTCGCCGGTCTGCTGGTGACGACGGAAGCAATGATCGCCGAGAAGCCGAAGAAGGAAGCCGCTCCAGCTATGCCCGCCGGCGCCGGCATGGATTTCTAA
- the trhA gene encoding PAQR family membrane homeostasis protein TrhA, with protein MAEFNGIRWAYDRYELIADGIVHGVGLVLALIGATVLIFYATVWSSYGALAAAWIYGVGLVLTLAISFSYNIWPVSRTKWFLRRFDHSAIFILIAATYTPFLERGADDPLLSFMLVAIWLFAAGGIVLKCAFPGRYDRLAILLYLAMGWSGVLVAGPVSARIPSASMLLIVIGGVIYSLGVIFHVWEKLRFQNAIWHGFVIIAAAVHYSAVFTCFSLPASGF; from the coding sequence ATGGCCGAGTTCAACGGTATTCGCTGGGCTTACGATAGATATGAGCTGATCGCCGACGGCATCGTCCATGGCGTCGGTCTCGTGCTGGCGCTAATCGGCGCCACCGTGCTGATCTTCTACGCCACGGTCTGGAGCTCCTACGGCGCGCTCGCCGCCGCCTGGATCTATGGCGTCGGCCTGGTGCTGACGCTTGCCATCTCCTTTTCCTATAATATCTGGCCGGTCTCACGGACCAAATGGTTCCTGCGCCGCTTCGATCACTCGGCGATCTTCATCCTGATCGCCGCCACCTATACGCCCTTCCTCGAGCGCGGCGCCGACGATCCGCTGCTCTCGTTCATGCTGGTGGCGATCTGGCTGTTCGCCGCCGGCGGCATTGTCCTGAAATGCGCCTTTCCCGGGCGTTACGACCGTCTCGCCATCCTGCTTTACCTCGCGATGGGCTGGAGCGGCGTGCTGGTGGCCGGGCCGGTCTCCGCGCGCATTCCTTCGGCCTCGATGCTGCTGATCGTCATCGGCGGCGTTATCTATTCGCTCGGCGTCATCTTCCATGTCTGGGAGAAACTGCGCTTCCAGAACGCCATCTGGCATGGTTTCGTCATCATCGCCGCGGCGGTGCATTATTCGGCCGTCTTCACCTGTTTCAGCCTGCCGGCATCGGGCTTCTGA
- a CDS encoding NADH dehydrogenase ubiquinone Fe-S protein 4, producing METARDTHRKTPISDTICASNDNERRKLSFGQSLFPENAVARIFKPCRSVTTSGKARTKGWRLVFEGSSAPFIEPLMGYTGDRDMLTQVELEFPTLRSAIRYAERHGLTYVVQRPAAATAKRMTGRRTEKMSHAFADATLDRLGLAPLSESYGQAMDGATSRGDSSGPATWSSPMDIVVDPSLSLQAKRSILMNWAWTEYLLDQATNEGMPENDRSSRLHEVEQALLALERDIESAQTHPVANREAA from the coding sequence ATGGAGACCGCAAGAGACACACATCGGAAAACCCCAATATCTGACACTATCTGCGCGTCGAACGATAACGAACGGCGCAAACTTTCCTTCGGGCAATCACTGTTTCCCGAAAATGCCGTTGCCCGTATCTTCAAACCGTGCCGCTCCGTTACGACGTCGGGCAAAGCGCGAACGAAGGGCTGGCGGCTCGTCTTCGAGGGCAGCAGCGCCCCATTCATCGAACCTTTGATGGGTTACACGGGTGATCGCGATATGCTGACGCAGGTGGAACTCGAATTTCCCACGCTGCGATCCGCCATCCGGTACGCCGAGCGTCACGGTCTGACTTATGTCGTGCAACGGCCTGCTGCTGCTACGGCAAAGCGTATGACCGGCCGCCGAACCGAAAAAATGTCGCATGCTTTCGCTGACGCGACACTGGACCGGCTTGGCCTTGCCCCGCTGAGCGAGAGCTACGGGCAGGCCATGGACGGTGCGACAAGTCGAGGGGATTCTTCCGGTCCGGCGACGTGGTCGTCGCCGATGGACATCGTTGTTGATCCCTCCCTTTCGCTGCAAGCGAAGCGCTCGATCCTTATGAATTGGGCCTGGACGGAATATCTTCTCGACCAGGCAACAAACGAAGGCATGCCGGAGAACGACCGGTCGTCGCGTCTCCATGAGGTCGAGCAGGCCCTGCTTGCCCTCGAGCGGGATATCGAGAGCGCGCAAACACATCCTGTGGCCAATCGGGAAGCTGCATGA
- a CDS encoding GNAT family N-acetyltransferase, with product MTDAVLLRDATEADLAAIRDIYNDAVEHTTAIWNETLVDLENRREWLSARRARGFPVIVAEMSGKVAGYASYGDWRPFEGYRHTVEHSVYVDKDCRGTGIGAALMRELIARAAAANIHVMIAGIEADNTASIRLHEKLGFRIAGRFSEVGTKFGRWLDLICMELRLPGQTD from the coding sequence ATGACAGACGCCGTTCTTCTCCGCGACGCCACCGAAGCCGATCTTGCCGCCATCCGCGACATCTACAATGATGCCGTCGAGCACACGACAGCGATCTGGAACGAGACGCTCGTCGATCTCGAAAACCGGCGGGAGTGGCTGAGCGCGCGCCGGGCGCGTGGCTTTCCGGTGATCGTCGCCGAGATGTCGGGCAAAGTCGCAGGCTATGCCTCCTATGGCGACTGGCGCCCCTTCGAGGGCTACCGCCACACGGTCGAGCATTCCGTCTATGTCGACAAGGATTGCCGCGGCACCGGCATCGGCGCGGCGCTGATGCGCGAATTGATCGCGCGCGCCGCCGCCGCCAATATCCATGTGATGATTGCCGGTATCGAGGCCGACAATACCGCCTCGATCCGGCTGCACGAGAAACTCGGCTTCCGCATCGCCGGCAGGTTTTCCGAGGTCGGCACCAAGTTCGGCCGTTGGCTGGATCTGATCTGCATGGAACTCCGACTGCCCGGGCAGACGGATTGA
- a CDS encoding pentapeptide repeat-containing protein has protein sequence MAMHRSPLGLLAFLLFASAPISTRAADCGSTASPKLDWQECTKKNLMLQGSDLEGANLFSTDFSLTDLSGANVKSANLEKATLVRASLEGAHAEGANFAKIEAYRSSFANIAADGASFAGAELQRANFAGARLSGASFEKAELGRADFDKAVLTGAKFAFANLSRADLSHATFDGPAMFDRAFMFLTRIEGLDLSAATGLEQAQIELACGDASTKLPAGLSAPSTWPCPAEHE, from the coding sequence ATGGCAATGCATCGATCGCCGCTCGGCCTCCTTGCCTTCCTTCTTTTCGCCTCCGCTCCCATCTCCACGCGCGCTGCCGATTGTGGCAGCACGGCCTCGCCGAAGCTCGACTGGCAGGAGTGCACGAAGAAAAACCTGATGCTGCAGGGCAGTGATCTCGAAGGCGCCAACCTCTTCAGCACCGATTTTTCGCTGACCGATCTCAGCGGCGCAAACGTCAAATCCGCCAATCTGGAAAAGGCGACTTTGGTGCGCGCCTCGCTTGAAGGCGCGCATGCCGAGGGCGCCAACTTCGCCAAGATCGAGGCCTATCGCTCCAGCTTCGCCAATATTGCCGCTGACGGCGCGTCCTTTGCCGGCGCCGAGCTGCAGCGCGCCAATTTTGCCGGCGCCCGGCTCTCCGGCGCGAGCTTCGAAAAGGCCGAACTCGGCCGTGCCGATTTCGACAAGGCAGTGCTGACGGGGGCGAAATTCGCTTTCGCCAATCTCTCCCGCGCCGATCTCTCCCACGCCACCTTCGACGGCCCGGCGATGTTCGACCGCGCCTTCATGTTCCTGACCCGCATCGAAGGCCTCGATCTCTCGGCCGCAACCGGGCTTGAACAGGCGCAGATCGAGCTTGCCTGCGGCGATGCCTCGACAAAATTGCCGGCAGGACTCTCCGCCCCTTCAACCTGGCCATGTCCTGCCGAGCACGAGTAA
- a CDS encoding glycosyltransferase family 4 protein, whose protein sequence is MKIAQIAPLAESVPPKLYGGTERIVSYLTEELVAQGHDVTLFASGDSVSRARLLSCANVALRLNPAVKDHLPHQVVMLEEIRQRAHEFDVLHFHIDLLHFPLIRDFADRTVTTLHGRLDLPDLKPFYTAFPDIPLVSISNDQRRPMPPVDWRGTVYHGLPADLLPFTEKPKGNYLAFLGRISPEKRPDRAIQIAAKVGMTLKIAAKIDNADKAYWETVIEPMVKSHPNVEFIGEIGELEKADFLGNAGALLFPIDWPEPFGLVMIEAMACGTPVIAFGCGSVPEVIDNGISGILVDSVTEAAENVEWALRLDRRRVRSAFEKRFTAQRMAGDYLDIYRNLPGVRTKAVPIRRSNGQALDLQAVA, encoded by the coding sequence ATGAAGATCGCCCAGATTGCACCGCTCGCCGAGAGCGTTCCGCCGAAGCTGTACGGGGGAACCGAGCGGATCGTTTCCTATCTCACAGAAGAACTCGTCGCGCAGGGACATGACGTTACGCTTTTTGCGAGCGGCGATTCTGTCAGTCGTGCGAGACTGCTGTCATGTGCGAACGTTGCACTGCGGCTCAACCCGGCCGTCAAAGACCACCTGCCGCACCAGGTCGTTATGTTGGAGGAGATCCGCCAACGGGCGCATGAGTTCGACGTTCTCCATTTCCACATCGATCTCTTGCATTTCCCGTTGATCCGCGATTTCGCCGACCGCACGGTCACCACGCTGCATGGGCGACTCGACCTGCCGGATCTCAAGCCGTTCTACACGGCGTTCCCAGATATTCCGCTGGTGTCGATCTCCAACGACCAGCGCCGTCCGATGCCACCGGTCGACTGGCGTGGAACGGTCTATCATGGTCTGCCCGCCGATCTTCTTCCCTTCACCGAGAAACCCAAGGGCAACTACCTTGCCTTCCTCGGCCGCATTTCGCCGGAAAAGCGGCCCGACCGCGCCATTCAGATTGCGGCAAAGGTCGGAATGACGCTGAAGATCGCCGCCAAGATCGACAATGCCGACAAGGCCTATTGGGAGACCGTCATCGAGCCGATGGTAAAGAGCCACCCGAATGTAGAATTCATCGGCGAGATCGGTGAACTTGAGAAGGCTGACTTCCTTGGGAATGCGGGCGCTCTGCTCTTCCCGATCGACTGGCCGGAGCCCTTCGGGCTGGTGATGATCGAGGCCATGGCCTGCGGCACGCCGGTGATCGCTTTCGGTTGCGGCTCGGTTCCCGAGGTCATCGACAATGGCATCTCCGGCATCCTGGTCGACAGCGTAACCGAGGCAGCCGAAAACGTCGAATGGGCCCTCCGCCTCGATCGGCGCAGGGTGCGGTCCGCCTTCGAAAAGCGCTTCACCGCACAACGAATGGCGGGTGACTATCTCGACATCTATCGCAACCTGCCGGGCGTTCGCACCAAAGCCGTGCCCATCCGCCGGTCGAATGGTCAAGCGCTCGACCTGCAGGCTGTCGCCTGA
- a CDS encoding usg protein: MQFSSDLERQLSGYGLTTAHILYRLPDFESVLQTYVWQDYDLAPGFPEMHKFLDFWQSNLDGPLHSVRYSHQRLIGPNEWRRVIGELRLH, encoded by the coding sequence ATGCAATTTTCATCGGATCTAGAGCGCCAGCTCAGCGGTTACGGCCTTACCACTGCCCACATCCTCTACCGCCTCCCGGATTTCGAATCCGTTCTGCAGACCTATGTCTGGCAGGATTACGATCTCGCCCCGGGCTTTCCGGAAATGCACAAATTCCTCGACTTCTGGCAGTCCAACCTCGACGGGCCGCTGCATTCCGTCCGCTATAGCCATCAGCGGCTGATCGGACCGAATGAATGGCGTCGCGTCATTGGAGAGTTGAGATTGCACTAG